A portion of the Streptomyces platensis genome contains these proteins:
- a CDS encoding flavin monoamine oxidase family protein → MFVPDFPFAYDDWLRHPAGLGTVPRHRHGTPVAVIGGGMSGMTAAYELMRLGLRPVVYEAEQLGGRMRSVPFPEYPALQAEMGAMRFPLSATTLFHYIDALGLRTSPFPNPLASCTPATLVNLEGRSHRARSAADLPAEFQEVADAWAKVLQDRAELSSLQDAIRRRDIPVLKAIWNQLVKEYDDQSFYGFLATSPAFASFRHREIFGQVGFGTGGWDTDFPNSIIEILRVVCTAADDDQMTIAGGAQQVPRGLWTLRPDRLAHWPAGTSLAGLHEGAPRPAAVGIRRDAQGYTVTDADGRRDRYPAVVFSPHVWALLNHVDSDPELLPADLWSAVERTHYMGSSKVFVLTDRPFWLDTDPDTGRMAMGMTLTDRMPRSVYLFDSGPDQPGVMCLSYTWNDDSLKFATLSAEQRLELLLTKLSEIYPGVDIRSHLISAPLTITWETEPRFMGAFKANLPGHYRYQRRLFSHFMQHDLAPRHRGFFLCGDDISWTGGFAEGAVTTALNAVWGVVNHLGGSTDPANPGPGDVFHEIAPVRLPE, encoded by the coding sequence ATGTTCGTACCGGATTTCCCTTTCGCCTATGACGACTGGCTGCGACATCCGGCCGGGCTCGGCACCGTACCCCGGCATCGGCACGGCACCCCGGTGGCAGTGATCGGCGGCGGGATGTCCGGGATGACCGCGGCCTATGAGCTGATGCGGCTCGGGCTGCGGCCGGTGGTGTACGAGGCCGAGCAACTGGGCGGGCGGATGCGTTCGGTGCCGTTCCCGGAATATCCCGCGTTACAGGCCGAGATGGGCGCGATGCGCTTTCCGCTGTCGGCGACCACGCTGTTCCATTACATCGACGCGCTCGGGCTGCGTACCTCGCCGTTCCCCAATCCGCTGGCGTCCTGCACCCCGGCCACTCTGGTGAATCTGGAGGGACGCTCGCACCGGGCGCGGTCGGCGGCCGACCTGCCCGCGGAGTTCCAGGAAGTGGCGGATGCCTGGGCCAAGGTGTTGCAGGACCGCGCCGAACTCTCCAGCTTGCAGGACGCGATCCGCCGCCGCGATATACCCGTACTGAAGGCGATTTGGAATCAGCTGGTCAAGGAGTACGACGACCAGTCTTTTTATGGCTTTCTCGCCACCAGTCCGGCCTTTGCGTCCTTCCGGCACCGGGAGATCTTCGGTCAGGTCGGTTTCGGCACCGGCGGCTGGGACACGGACTTTCCGAATTCCATCATCGAGATCCTCCGTGTCGTGTGCACCGCGGCGGACGACGACCAGATGACGATCGCGGGCGGCGCTCAGCAAGTGCCCCGTGGGCTGTGGACGCTGCGGCCCGACCGGCTCGCGCACTGGCCGGCCGGGACCTCGCTGGCCGGTCTGCACGAGGGCGCGCCGCGGCCCGCGGCCGTGGGCATCCGGCGCGATGCCCAGGGCTATACGGTGACGGACGCCGACGGGCGCCGGGACCGGTATCCGGCCGTGGTGTTCAGCCCGCATGTCTGGGCCCTGCTCAATCATGTGGACAGCGATCCGGAGCTGCTCCCGGCCGACCTGTGGAGCGCCGTCGAACGCACCCACTACATGGGTTCCTCGAAGGTGTTCGTGCTGACGGACCGGCCTTTCTGGCTGGACACCGACCCGGACACCGGCCGGATGGCGATGGGTATGACGCTCACGGACCGGATGCCGCGCAGTGTCTACCTCTTCGACTCGGGCCCGGACCAACCAGGTGTGATGTGCCTGTCCTACACCTGGAACGACGACTCGCTGAAGTTCGCCACCTTGTCGGCGGAGCAGCGGCTCGAACTTCTGCTGACCAAACTGAGCGAGATCTATCCCGGGGTGGACATCCGCTCGCACCTCATCAGCGCACCGCTGACGATCACCTGGGAGACCGAGCCGCGCTTCATGGGGGCCTTCAAGGCCAATCTGCCGGGTCACTATCGCTATCAGCGCCGTCTGTTCAGCCACTTCATGCAGCACGATCTCGCCCCGCGGCATCGCGGCTTCTTCCTGTGCGGTGACGACATCTCGTGGACCGGCGGGTTCGCCGAGGGCGCCGTGACCACGGCGCTGAACGCGGTCTGGGGCGTGGTCAACCACCTCGGCGGCAGCACGGATCCGGCGAACCCCGGCCCCGGTGATGTCTTCCACGAGATCGCGCCGGTCCGGCTCCCGGAGTAG
- a CDS encoding DUF3159 domain-containing protein translates to MTDAPDKDAKDAKDEPKKVPENFQDQLAYAWEYIGGVYGTILTILPVITYIVVNALTSMWPAIWASIGTAVLVGIFQLLRKEKLAAAFVGLGTVLITSGVAVFVGEAKGYYLLGNWITVGIGSILLLSVLVRRPLIGQVWSAANLQGTFWRKDRKSLFYYDVATLLWSFLSFSRFAVERWLYNMDETTWLGIARLVMGWPLTFFAVMTSIWAVRKVDGRRKLHDPNYKDPQQQAESEESGPADVESVRSRGE, encoded by the coding sequence GTGACCGACGCACCGGACAAGGATGCCAAGGACGCCAAGGACGAGCCGAAGAAGGTCCCGGAGAACTTCCAGGACCAGCTGGCCTACGCCTGGGAGTACATCGGCGGGGTCTACGGCACGATCCTGACCATCCTGCCGGTCATCACCTACATCGTGGTCAACGCACTGACCAGCATGTGGCCGGCGATCTGGGCCTCCATCGGCACCGCGGTCCTGGTGGGCATCTTCCAGCTGCTGCGCAAGGAGAAGCTGGCCGCCGCCTTCGTCGGGCTCGGCACCGTCCTCATCACCTCCGGCGTCGCCGTGTTCGTCGGCGAGGCCAAGGGCTACTACCTGCTGGGCAACTGGATCACCGTCGGTATCGGGAGCATTCTGCTGCTGTCCGTCCTGGTGCGCCGGCCCCTGATCGGCCAGGTCTGGTCGGCGGCCAACCTCCAGGGCACGTTCTGGCGCAAGGACCGCAAGTCGCTGTTCTACTACGACGTGGCGACGCTGCTCTGGTCGTTCCTGAGCTTCTCCCGGTTCGCGGTGGAGCGGTGGCTCTACAACATGGACGAGACCACCTGGCTCGGCATCGCGCGGCTCGTCATGGGCTGGCCGCTGACCTTCTTCGCCGTCATGACCAGTATTTGGGCGGTCCGTAAGGTGGACGGGCGGCGCAAACTGCACGACCCGAATTACAAGGATCCCCAGCAGCAGGCGGAATCCGAGGAGAGCGGCCCGGCGGATGTGGAGTCCGTCAGAAGCCGCGGAGAATAG
- a CDS encoding thioesterase II family protein — MNAHADEDLWIRRFHPAPEAATRLVCLPHAGGSASFYFPVSRALAPAIDVLAVQYPGRQDRRTEPCLDNIADLADEVTERLLPWTDRPLAIFGHSMGATLAFEVALRLEQRDITLQALFASGRRAPSRHREETAHLYDDAALVREIKALNGTESQTLDDEEMLRAVLPAIRSDYRAAETYRYQPGPPLNCPVYAMIGESDPKVSIDEARSWVDHTMGSFELQTYPGGHFYLNAQAPRIIAAISQAVSATSGTV; from the coding sequence GTGAACGCGCACGCCGATGAGGATCTGTGGATCCGACGGTTCCATCCCGCGCCGGAGGCGGCGACCAGGCTGGTCTGCCTGCCCCACGCCGGCGGCTCGGCCAGCTTCTACTTCCCGGTCTCCAGGGCGCTCGCCCCGGCGATCGATGTACTGGCGGTTCAGTACCCCGGCCGTCAGGACCGCCGCACCGAGCCCTGCCTGGACAACATCGCTGACCTCGCCGACGAGGTGACCGAGCGGCTGCTGCCCTGGACCGACCGGCCGCTGGCGATCTTCGGCCACAGCATGGGCGCCACCCTCGCCTTCGAGGTGGCGCTCCGTCTCGAACAGCGCGACATCACCCTCCAGGCCCTGTTCGCCTCCGGCCGCCGGGCACCGTCCCGGCACCGTGAGGAGACGGCGCATCTGTACGACGACGCCGCACTGGTCCGGGAGATCAAGGCGCTCAACGGCACCGAGTCCCAGACGCTGGACGACGAGGAGATGCTCCGCGCGGTGCTGCCCGCGATCCGCAGCGACTACCGGGCCGCGGAGACCTACCGCTATCAGCCGGGACCGCCGCTCAACTGCCCCGTCTACGCCATGATCGGGGAAAGCGACCCGAAGGTCAGCATCGACGAGGCCCGCTCCTGGGTCGACCACACCATGGGCAGCTTCGAGTTGCAGACCTACCCCGGCGGGCACTTCTACCTGAACGCCCAGGCGCCCCGCATCATTGCCGCCATCTCCCAAGCGGTGTCGGCGACTTCCGGAACCGTCTGA